A genomic region of Cannabis sativa cultivar Pink pepper isolate KNU-18-1 chromosome 1, ASM2916894v1, whole genome shotgun sequence contains the following coding sequences:
- the LOC115703651 gene encoding uncharacterized protein LOC115703651: protein MASSKAHHLRSSFSFPNLLLSCLNFTLFILSATSVAPIILIRTPPTSFGMAFLMVSSISLLSSLVGFYSQLAHFCYITHVSLLLASLIGQLLGILVSFAKENSTLLLLRSSRDPKEAKLLMRLECGVLTAMFLLQVAVFLLSCAVHSCWVREYEGLEAEREAAAKKRSRRIAQVQEESMANAEKIKEIKAMELEDRMKSKYCQWVKTDFEG, encoded by the coding sequence ATGGCCTCATCCAAAGCTCATCACCTCAGAAGCTCATTCTCCTTCCCAAACCTCCTCCTCTCCTGCCTCAACTTCACTCTCTTCATCCTCTCCGCCACCTCAGTAGCTCCCATAATCCTCATTCGAACACCCCCAACTTCCTTCGGAATGGCTTTTCTCATGGTCTCCTCAATCTCCCTACTCTCCTCATTGGTTGGCTTCTACTCTCAGCTAGCTCACTTCTGCTACATCACCCACGTTTCCCTTCTCCTAGCCTCGCTGATCGGACAATTGCTCGGTATCCTAGTCTCGTTCGCCAAGGAGAATTCGACCCTTTTGCTCCTCCGTTCGAGCCGGGACCCCAAAGAGGCCAAGCTCCTTATGAGGCTGGAGTGTGGGGTGTTAACTGCCATGTTTCTTCTTCAGGTGGCGGTGTTTCTGCTCAGCTGTGCTGTGCATAGCTGTTGGGTGAGGGAGTATGAGGGTTTGGAGGCTGAGAGAGAAGCAGCAGCCAAAAAGCGTAGCCGAAGGATTGCACAGGTTCAAGAGGAGTCCATGGCTAATGCAGAGAAGATTAAGGAGATTAAGGCCATGGAGTTGGAGGATAGGATGAAGAGCAAGTATTGTCAGTGGGTCAAAACTGATTTTGAAGGCTGA